One segment of Mycolicibacterium baixiangningiae DNA contains the following:
- a CDS encoding ABC transporter ATP-binding protein, producing the protein MSIETVARQTLYRQAHARGGDLHSLADRALLRRIWRFAERHHRRLAAFVAVSVVSAALAVATPVLAGRVVDVITRGGAPSIVVGLALVIATVALAEAAMSLLTRWLSSNIGEGLIFDLRTAVFDHVQKMPVAFFMRTRTGALVSRLGNDVLGAQRAFSDTLSGVVSNLVTLTLTLAVMLAISWQITVVALVLVPVFVLPARRIGAKMAFLSRESAIHNATMNTQMTERFSAPGATLVKLFGRPAAESHEFAVRADRVRDIGVRSAMLQSTFMNSLTLMSALALALVYGLGGVIALGGHLQAGAIVSLALLLTRLYAPLTALANARVEIASALVSFERVFEVLDLEPLIREEPDAIAVPDGPVRVEFDQVRFSYPTAGKVSLASLEEVAVLDDRDGGEVLHGISFTAEPGQLVALVGSSGAGKSTIAALLARLYDVGSGAVRLAGTDVRDLTFASLRDTIGMVTQDGHLFHESIRSNLLLAAPEATDDELWDALRRARLADVVAEMPDGLDTVVGERGYRLSGGQRQRLTIARLLLGRSRVVVLDEATAALDSSSEAAVQQALGEALAGRTSLVIAHRLSTVRTADVILVVEGGRIVERGTHHQLIDRGGRYAELYETQFGPQESEAVA; encoded by the coding sequence ATGAGCATCGAAACGGTCGCCCGGCAGACCCTCTACCGCCAGGCGCACGCCCGCGGCGGGGATCTGCACTCGCTGGCCGACCGTGCGCTGCTCCGTCGCATCTGGCGCTTCGCCGAACGCCATCACCGCAGGCTCGCCGCCTTCGTGGCGGTCAGCGTGGTCAGCGCGGCGCTGGCGGTCGCCACGCCGGTGCTCGCCGGCCGGGTGGTCGACGTGATCACCCGCGGCGGCGCACCGTCGATCGTGGTCGGGCTGGCGCTGGTCATCGCGACCGTCGCGCTCGCCGAGGCGGCCATGTCGCTGCTGACCCGCTGGCTGTCCTCGAACATCGGTGAGGGCCTGATCTTCGACCTGCGGACCGCCGTGTTCGACCACGTGCAGAAGATGCCGGTGGCGTTCTTCATGCGCACCCGCACCGGCGCGCTGGTCAGCCGCCTGGGCAATGACGTGCTCGGCGCGCAGCGCGCGTTCTCCGACACGCTCTCCGGTGTCGTCTCCAACCTCGTCACGCTGACCCTGACGCTGGCGGTGATGCTCGCGATCTCCTGGCAGATCACCGTCGTGGCGCTGGTGCTGGTGCCGGTGTTCGTGCTGCCGGCCCGGCGGATCGGCGCCAAGATGGCGTTCCTGTCACGGGAAAGCGCCATCCACAACGCGACGATGAACACCCAGATGACCGAACGGTTCTCGGCGCCGGGCGCCACGCTGGTCAAGCTGTTCGGCCGGCCCGCCGCCGAATCGCACGAATTCGCCGTCCGCGCCGATCGGGTACGGGACATCGGGGTGCGCTCGGCGATGTTGCAGTCGACGTTCATGAACTCGCTGACGTTGATGTCGGCGCTCGCGCTGGCGCTGGTCTACGGGCTCGGCGGGGTGATCGCGCTCGGTGGACACCTGCAGGCCGGGGCCATCGTGTCGTTGGCGTTGCTTCTCACCCGGCTCTACGCGCCCCTGACCGCGCTGGCCAATGCGAGGGTCGAGATCGCCAGTGCGCTGGTGTCCTTCGAGCGGGTCTTCGAGGTGCTCGACCTGGAGCCGCTGATCCGGGAGGAGCCCGACGCCATCGCGGTCCCCGACGGTCCGGTCCGCGTGGAATTCGATCAGGTGCGGTTCTCATACCCGACGGCCGGCAAGGTCTCGCTGGCCTCCCTGGAAGAGGTCGCGGTCCTCGACGACCGTGACGGCGGTGAGGTCCTGCACGGCATCTCCTTCACCGCCGAGCCGGGACAGCTGGTGGCGCTCGTCGGATCCTCCGGCGCCGGGAAGTCGACGATCGCGGCGCTGCTGGCCCGGCTTTACGACGTCGGCTCCGGCGCGGTGCGGCTGGCCGGAACCGATGTGCGCGATCTGACGTTCGCGTCGCTGCGCGACACCATCGGCATGGTGACCCAGGACGGGCACCTGTTCCACGAGTCGATCCGGTCCAACCTGCTGCTCGCGGCGCCCGAGGCCACCGACGATGAACTCTGGGATGCGCTGCGCCGGGCCCGGCTGGCCGACGTGGTCGCCGAGATGCCCGACGGGCTCGACACGGTTGTCGGTGAGCGCGGCTACCGTCTGTCCGGCGGGCAGCGGCAGCGGCTGACCATCGCCCGCCTGCTGTTGGGGAGGTCACGGGTGGTAGTGCTCGACGAGGCGACGGCGGCGCTGGACTCATCCTCGGAGGCCGCCGTGCAGCAGGCCCTCGGCGAGGCGCTGGCGGGACGGACGTCGCTGGTCATCGCCCACCGGTTGTCGACCGTGCGGACGGCCGACGTCATCCTGGTGGTCGAAGGCGGCCGGATCGTCGAGCGCGGGACACACCACCAGCTGATCGACCGCGGCGGCCGGTACGCCGAGCTGTACGAGACGCAGTTCGGTCCGCAGGAGTCCGAGGCGGTCGCGTGA
- a CDS encoding ABC transporter ATP-binding protein: MANPDSRALISAPAIAARRAQPRASSDLWRLLPYLMPYRVRWIAMLVVAVASLGATISIPLMTKAVIDGPVRHQDQHGLWVLGAAAMGVGITEAVLWFIRRWLVSRATMGVEADIRKDLYARLQILPMSFHGRWQSGQLLSRMMNDLSTIRRFMSFGLVFLILNGLQIVVVTAILLAMYWPLGVVVLVSIVPITLTVLHFQREYTRLSRLAQDQSGHVATHVEESALGLRVVKSFGREQYVYDRFDEQLTDLYDTQVARVSVSAKFWTLLEVIPNLTLIVVLGFGAYAAGHGYVTLGTLVAFITMMLSLVWPIASLGFLLSMMQESYTAANRIAEIFDAPREITDGPRNDTPRGGRLELVDVGFRFPDSEEWALRHVSMTVEPGETLALVGATGSGKSVLTALLSRLYDVTEGSIRIDGVDIRELSLPALRQAVATAFEDPTLFSMSVAENLRLGRPDASEAQLAQAIEVAAAQFVYDLPFGLDTRIGEQGMSLSGGQRQRLSLARAILAAPRILVLDDTLSALDVHTEAVVEEALRRVLHAVTGIVVAHRASTVLLADKVALLENGTVTHVGTHAQLLAGVPQYRYLLAADDELDDGAERVGAWEDDDARERLDHTYAEREAADEACADPRFVTSEAERR; this comes from the coding sequence GTGGCCAATCCCGACTCCCGCGCCCTGATTTCGGCGCCCGCGATCGCTGCTCGGCGGGCGCAGCCGAGAGCCAGCTCCGACCTGTGGCGGCTGCTCCCGTACCTGATGCCCTACCGGGTGCGCTGGATCGCCATGCTCGTCGTCGCGGTCGCGAGCCTCGGCGCGACGATCTCCATCCCCCTGATGACCAAGGCGGTCATCGACGGGCCGGTGCGCCACCAGGATCAGCACGGGCTGTGGGTGCTCGGCGCCGCGGCGATGGGCGTCGGCATCACCGAGGCCGTGCTGTGGTTCATCCGCCGGTGGTTGGTCTCGCGCGCCACCATGGGCGTCGAGGCGGACATCCGCAAGGACCTCTACGCGCGGCTGCAGATCCTGCCGATGAGTTTCCACGGCCGCTGGCAGTCCGGTCAGTTGTTGTCGCGGATGATGAACGATCTGTCCACGATCCGTCGGTTCATGTCGTTCGGCCTGGTGTTCCTCATCCTCAACGGCCTGCAGATCGTCGTCGTCACCGCGATCCTGCTGGCGATGTACTGGCCGCTGGGCGTGGTCGTGCTGGTGTCGATCGTGCCGATCACGTTGACCGTGCTGCACTTCCAGCGGGAGTACACCCGGCTGTCGCGGCTGGCGCAGGATCAGTCCGGCCATGTCGCCACCCACGTCGAGGAGTCGGCGCTGGGCCTGCGGGTGGTGAAGTCCTTCGGCCGCGAGCAGTACGTCTACGACCGGTTCGACGAGCAGCTGACTGACCTCTACGACACCCAGGTCGCCCGGGTGTCGGTGTCGGCGAAGTTCTGGACCCTGTTGGAGGTCATCCCGAACCTGACGCTGATCGTGGTGCTCGGGTTCGGCGCGTACGCCGCCGGCCACGGGTACGTCACCCTGGGCACGCTGGTCGCCTTCATCACGATGATGTTGTCGCTGGTGTGGCCGATCGCGTCGCTGGGTTTCCTGCTGTCGATGATGCAGGAGTCCTACACCGCGGCCAACCGCATCGCCGAGATCTTCGACGCGCCACGGGAGATCACCGATGGCCCCCGCAACGACACCCCGCGGGGCGGGCGCCTGGAACTCGTCGACGTCGGCTTCAGATTCCCCGACAGCGAGGAGTGGGCGCTCCGGCACGTCAGCATGACGGTCGAACCGGGGGAGACGCTGGCACTGGTCGGTGCGACCGGGTCGGGAAAGTCGGTGCTGACGGCGCTGCTGTCCCGGCTCTACGACGTCACCGAGGGTTCGATCCGCATCGACGGCGTGGACATCCGGGAGCTGTCGCTGCCCGCGCTGCGCCAGGCCGTCGCGACCGCGTTCGAGGACCCGACGCTGTTCTCGATGTCGGTCGCGGAGAACCTGCGGCTCGGCCGGCCCGACGCGTCCGAGGCGCAACTCGCCCAAGCCATCGAGGTGGCCGCCGCGCAATTCGTCTACGACCTGCCGTTCGGGCTGGACACCCGCATCGGCGAGCAGGGGATGAGCCTGTCCGGCGGTCAGCGGCAACGTCTTTCGCTGGCCCGCGCGATCCTCGCCGCCCCGAGGATCCTCGTCCTCGACGACACGCTGTCCGCGCTCGACGTGCACACCGAGGCGGTCGTGGAGGAGGCGCTGCGCCGGGTACTGCATGCGGTGACGGGCATCGTCGTCGCGCACCGGGCGTCGACGGTGCTGCTCGCGGACAAGGTCGCGCTGCTCGAGAACGGCACGGTCACCCACGTCGGCACCCACGCGCAGCTGCTCGCCGGCGTGCCGCAGTACCGCTACCTGCTGGCCGCTGACGACGAACTCGACGACGGCGCCGAACGCGTCGGCGCCTGGGAGGACGACGACGCCCGCGAGCGCCTCGACCACACCTACGCCGAGCGGGAGGCGGCCGACGAGGCCTGCGCCGATCCCCGGTTCGTGACCTCGGAGGCCGAACGCCGATGA
- a CDS encoding ABC transporter ATP-binding protein — translation MSVTDWRGRVKEQDGDDDLPIDESVPRRREARALLWNLLKPYRVTVFLLALVVVVENVARLSVPLLVQRGIDHGIPPLLEGGPARELMLIVGALCGVVVVQALSRMFFLRRSGRIGQKVLLELRRRVFRHFQRLDIAFHDRYTSGRVVSRSTNDVEAIQDMLETGFDSLITAVLTLVGTSILLVTLDVKLGLMCLAAVPILVALVWWFRTESAKTYRKVRESAALVIVQFVETMTGIKAVQAYRREPRNQEIFEDIADEYRQINERTFRLLAIFMPGVKLVGNITTGVVLLYGGSLALQGEMTIGTLTAFLLYLRMFFEPMQEISQFFNTFQSASSALEKLAGVLAEKPGIQDPDDPVELTSVRGEVAFHDVTFGYSPDRPVLPDLSLTVPAGQTVALVGTTGAGKTTIAKLIARFYDPISGSVTLDGTDLRRLSQSELRRHVVMVTQENFMFEGTVADNIRFGKPDATDDEVRAAAEAVGADRFIDSLPEGYDTDVAKRGGRLSAGQRQLVAFARAFLADPAVLILDEATSSLDIPSERMVQRALETVLSDRTALVIAHRLSTVAIADRVLVLEGGRIVEDGAPAELTGRDGGRYAALNRAWEQSLA, via the coding sequence ATGAGCGTCACCGACTGGCGCGGACGCGTCAAAGAGCAAGACGGGGACGACGACCTCCCGATCGACGAGAGCGTGCCGCGTCGCCGCGAGGCCCGGGCGCTGCTGTGGAACCTGCTCAAGCCCTACCGGGTCACGGTGTTCCTGCTCGCGCTCGTTGTGGTGGTGGAGAACGTCGCGCGGCTGTCGGTTCCCCTGCTGGTGCAGCGCGGGATCGACCACGGCATCCCCCCGCTGCTCGAGGGCGGGCCGGCGCGTGAGCTGATGCTGATCGTCGGCGCGTTGTGCGGGGTCGTGGTGGTCCAGGCACTCAGCCGGATGTTCTTCCTGCGCCGATCCGGCCGGATCGGGCAGAAGGTGCTGCTGGAGTTGCGCCGCAGGGTGTTCCGGCATTTTCAGCGCCTCGACATCGCCTTCCACGACCGGTACACCTCAGGCCGGGTGGTCAGCCGATCGACCAACGACGTCGAAGCCATCCAGGACATGCTGGAGACCGGTTTCGACAGCCTGATCACCGCGGTGCTCACGCTGGTCGGCACGTCGATCCTGCTGGTGACGCTCGACGTGAAGCTGGGGCTGATGTGCCTGGCCGCGGTCCCGATCCTGGTGGCGCTGGTGTGGTGGTTCCGCACCGAATCGGCCAAGACGTACCGCAAGGTGCGCGAGAGTGCCGCGCTGGTGATCGTGCAGTTCGTCGAGACGATGACCGGCATCAAGGCCGTGCAGGCGTACCGCCGCGAACCGCGCAACCAGGAGATCTTCGAAGACATCGCCGACGAGTACCGCCAGATCAACGAGCGGACGTTCCGGCTGCTGGCCATTTTCATGCCCGGTGTGAAGCTGGTCGGCAACATCACCACAGGGGTGGTGCTGCTCTACGGCGGCTCGCTGGCGCTGCAGGGTGAGATGACGATCGGCACCCTGACCGCGTTCCTGCTCTACCTGCGGATGTTCTTCGAACCGATGCAGGAGATCTCCCAGTTCTTCAACACTTTTCAGTCGGCGTCCTCGGCGCTGGAGAAGCTGGCCGGGGTGCTCGCCGAGAAGCCGGGCATCCAGGACCCCGACGATCCGGTGGAGCTGACGTCGGTGCGGGGCGAGGTCGCCTTCCACGACGTGACGTTCGGCTACTCGCCGGACCGCCCGGTGCTGCCTGACCTGTCGCTGACGGTCCCGGCCGGCCAGACCGTCGCGCTGGTCGGCACGACCGGTGCCGGCAAGACGACGATCGCCAAGTTGATCGCCCGGTTCTACGATCCGATATCCGGGTCGGTGACGCTCGACGGGACCGATCTGCGCCGGCTGTCGCAGAGCGAACTGCGCAGGCATGTCGTGATGGTGACGCAGGAGAACTTCATGTTCGAGGGCACGGTCGCCGACAACATCCGGTTCGGCAAACCCGACGCCACCGACGACGAGGTGCGTGCGGCCGCGGAGGCCGTTGGCGCCGACCGGTTCATCGACTCGCTACCGGAGGGGTATGACACCGACGTCGCCAAGCGCGGCGGCCGACTGTCGGCGGGGCAGCGCCAGCTCGTCGCGTTCGCGCGGGCGTTCCTGGCGGATCCCGCGGTGCTGATCCTCGACGAGGCGACGTCGTCGCTGGACATCCCGAGCGAGCGAATGGTGCAGCGGGCGTTGGAGACGGTGCTGTCCGACCGCACCGCGCTGGTGATCGCGCACCGCCTGTCGACGGTAGCGATCGCCGACCGGGTGCTGGTGCTCGAGGGCGGTCGCATCGTCGAGGACGGCGCTCCCGCGGAGCTGACCGGGCGCGACGGCGGCAGGTATGCGGCACTGAACCGGGCGTGGGAGCAGTCGCTGGCCTAG
- a CDS encoding PDDEXK family nuclease → MGRIFIGTEALASGAVTRHELARWHLRIYPDVYCPRQLELSLKDRIYAAWLWSRRRAVIGGLSAAAMQGAPWIDDDIPIELIWNNGRAPDGLLVRNDTLAADEVDRFGRLPVTNCARTAFDLGRRLPRDDAVARIDALMWAQRFARDDVVSLATRYPRARGLKALRVAVPLIDAGAASPKETWLRLLLIDNGYHSLTTQIPVFDREGLIGVADMGWPELRIAVEYDGDYHRTNRRRYVMDQRKLRRLGALGWIVVRVIAEDDEADILARVEQARSVREIELAQGPSRTFAA, encoded by the coding sequence ATGGGGAGGATCTTCATCGGCACGGAGGCGTTGGCGAGCGGCGCCGTCACACGGCATGAGCTGGCGCGCTGGCACCTACGCATCTATCCGGACGTGTATTGCCCTAGGCAGTTGGAGCTGTCGCTGAAGGACAGGATCTACGCGGCCTGGCTGTGGTCGCGGCGGCGCGCGGTGATCGGTGGACTGTCGGCCGCCGCGATGCAGGGTGCGCCGTGGATCGACGACGACATTCCGATCGAATTGATCTGGAACAACGGACGCGCACCCGACGGCCTGCTCGTCCGCAACGACACGCTGGCCGCCGATGAGGTCGACCGCTTCGGTCGGCTACCCGTGACGAATTGCGCGCGAACGGCTTTCGATCTCGGTCGACGGCTGCCACGCGACGACGCTGTCGCCCGGATCGATGCGCTGATGTGGGCGCAGCGCTTCGCCCGCGACGACGTCGTCTCGTTGGCAACGCGATATCCGCGGGCGCGCGGACTGAAAGCCCTCCGCGTCGCCGTGCCGCTCATCGACGCCGGCGCGGCTTCGCCGAAGGAGACCTGGCTGCGGCTGCTTCTGATCGACAACGGGTACCACTCGCTGACCACGCAGATCCCGGTCTTCGACCGCGAAGGCTTGATCGGCGTCGCGGATATGGGTTGGCCCGAGCTGAGGATTGCGGTCGAGTACGACGGCGACTACCACCGGACGAATCGCAGGCGCTACGTGATGGATCAGCGCAAGTTGCGCCGGCTCGGGGCGCTCGGCTGGATCGTCGTCCGGGTGATCGCCGAGGACGACGAGGCGGACATTCTTGCGCGGGTCGAACAGGCGCGCAGTGTTCGCGAGATCGAACTGGCGCAGGGGCCCTCTCGCACTTTCGCTGCGTAG
- a CDS encoding GGDEF domain-containing protein — MTDYLAARGMTGAVRFMMAGIAASLSICLLVLLYFDGPEAVVPTAMTWLAVGGGIAGVALWTWRWPTHAQSVAFALVSSASIALSCLAYPHPAGALIGCISFATIAAYIAFFHSTALVLFNFALTTAVGVAAATRLALSGHTAMAVVDLFIVLQINIAMPVAIHVLVRALGVDLAQADRDPLTGLLNRRAFYAQSAKLRVAGPAHADWHLVVVVVDLDDFKRINDTYGHQVGDETLMAVGRALSRAVVGASAAIGRSGGEEFVVATVWETADPTPLAKRICEEIAALPEPVTASVGTACTALTSTRGVHQSTLEHLVCAADAAMYEAKRAGGNKFHHHCTARD, encoded by the coding sequence ATGACCGACTACCTGGCCGCTCGCGGGATGACCGGGGCGGTCAGGTTCATGATGGCCGGTATCGCGGCGTCGTTGTCGATCTGTCTTCTGGTCTTACTGTATTTCGACGGGCCGGAGGCGGTCGTGCCGACCGCCATGACATGGCTCGCGGTCGGCGGGGGGATCGCCGGCGTGGCGCTATGGACGTGGCGCTGGCCGACACACGCCCAATCGGTCGCCTTCGCTCTGGTGTCCAGCGCCTCCATAGCGTTGTCGTGCCTGGCCTACCCGCACCCGGCTGGGGCGCTCATCGGTTGCATCTCCTTCGCCACCATCGCCGCCTACATCGCGTTCTTCCACTCGACGGCCCTGGTGCTGTTCAACTTCGCCCTAACCACCGCTGTCGGTGTGGCCGCCGCGACCCGACTTGCGCTGTCGGGCCATACGGCAATGGCCGTCGTCGACCTGTTCATCGTGCTGCAGATCAACATCGCCATGCCGGTGGCGATCCACGTTCTGGTGCGGGCGCTCGGCGTCGATCTGGCGCAGGCCGATCGCGATCCGCTCACCGGACTGCTCAACAGGCGGGCCTTCTACGCACAGAGCGCGAAGTTGCGCGTCGCCGGGCCGGCACACGCCGACTGGCACCTGGTCGTCGTGGTGGTGGATCTCGACGACTTCAAACGAATCAACGACACATACGGGCATCAGGTCGGCGATGAGACGCTCATGGCGGTGGGACGCGCCCTGTCGCGGGCGGTGGTCGGCGCCTCGGCGGCGATCGGTCGAAGCGGTGGCGAAGAGTTCGTCGTCGCCACCGTGTGGGAAACCGCCGATCCCACACCGCTGGCGAAGCGGATCTGCGAAGAGATCGCCGCGCTACCCGAACCCGTCACGGCGAGCGTGGGCACGGCATGTACGGCGCTGACGTCGACGCGCGGCGTTCACCAGTCCACGCTCGAACACCTCGTCTGCGCCGCCGACGCCGCGATGTACGAGGCGAAACGGGCCGGCGGCAACAAGTTCCACCACCACTGCACCGCGCGAGATTGA
- a CDS encoding NAD(P)-binding protein: protein MRPIQADYLVVGAGAMGMAFVDALIAESDASVVIVDRNHAPGGHWTTAYPFVRLHQPSAYYGVNSRHLGSGAIDRSGPNAGFYELAGGAEVCAYYEAVMREQLQPTGRVTYLPMAEHLGGGLIRTLGGEDLEVVARRTVVSHLDVVVPSMRPPAYDVAGGVECVAPNALPRVRDLRDRYVIVGAGKTAMDACVFLLRHGVPPQRLTWIKPREAWLMDRATVQPGAQFAKRALADFTAQLVAVRDATSFADLFARLEAKGCLLRIDASVDPTMYRCAIVSQGELELLRRIDGVVRLGHVTAIEPGRVTLDGGTVDVDGSVLYVDCTADGLGDKAPAPIFDGERITLQTVRTCQPAFSASVIGHVEAAYGDDETRNAFCGPVPYPHLPADWLRMMLAFNRNQLHWFTDPDMMAWVDGARLNILHHITAGVSERAREKIVSMLGSQLHEINGKLEALLAEA, encoded by the coding sequence ATGCGTCCGATTCAGGCCGACTACCTCGTCGTCGGGGCGGGGGCGATGGGCATGGCGTTCGTCGACGCGCTGATCGCCGAATCGGACGCGAGTGTCGTGATCGTCGACCGCAACCACGCCCCGGGCGGGCACTGGACGACGGCGTATCCGTTCGTGCGGCTGCACCAGCCGTCGGCGTACTACGGCGTCAACTCCCGGCACCTGGGCAGCGGGGCGATCGACCGGAGCGGCCCCAACGCCGGGTTCTACGAACTGGCCGGCGGCGCGGAGGTGTGCGCGTACTACGAGGCGGTGATGCGCGAGCAGTTGCAGCCGACCGGCCGGGTCACCTATCTCCCGATGGCCGAACACCTCGGCGGCGGGCTTATCCGCACGCTGGGCGGCGAAGATCTCGAGGTGGTCGCGCGCCGCACAGTGGTCAGCCACCTCGACGTGGTGGTGCCGTCGATGCGGCCGCCGGCCTACGACGTGGCCGGCGGAGTCGAGTGCGTCGCGCCGAACGCGCTGCCGCGCGTCCGGGACCTCCGTGACCGCTACGTCATCGTCGGCGCAGGCAAGACCGCGATGGACGCGTGCGTGTTCCTGCTGCGCCACGGGGTGCCACCGCAGCGGTTGACGTGGATCAAACCGCGCGAGGCGTGGCTGATGGACCGGGCGACCGTGCAGCCCGGGGCCCAGTTCGCCAAGCGGGCGCTCGCCGATTTCACCGCGCAGCTGGTCGCGGTCCGGGACGCGACGTCGTTCGCCGACCTGTTCGCCCGGCTGGAGGCGAAGGGCTGCCTCCTGCGGATCGACGCGTCGGTCGATCCGACGATGTACCGCTGCGCGATCGTGTCGCAGGGCGAACTGGAACTCCTGCGACGCATTGACGGCGTGGTCCGGCTCGGCCACGTGACCGCGATCGAGCCGGGACGCGTGACGCTGGACGGCGGGACCGTCGACGTCGACGGGTCGGTGCTCTACGTCGACTGCACCGCCGACGGGCTGGGCGACAAGGCGCCGGCACCGATCTTCGACGGTGAGCGCATCACGCTGCAGACGGTGCGCACCTGCCAGCCGGCGTTCTCCGCGTCGGTGATCGGTCACGTCGAGGCGGCCTACGGCGACGACGAGACGCGCAACGCGTTCTGCGGTCCGGTGCCCTACCCGCATCTGCCCGCCGACTGGTTGCGAATGATGTTGGCGTTCAACCGCAATCAGCTGCACTGGTTCACCGATCCGGACATGATGGCGTGGGTCGACGGTGCCCGGCTCAACATCCTGCACCACATCACAGCGGGGGTGAGTGAACGGGCGCGCGAGAAGATCGTCAGCATGCTCGGCTCGCAGTTGCACGAGATCAACGGCAAACTCGAGGCGCTACTCGCCGAGGCGTGA
- a CDS encoding epoxide hydrolase family protein, translating to MSAVTPFRIAVPDAVLADLTARLANTRWPEAECVDDWSQGIPLAYTRELAGYWARGYDWRAREAALNRFDQFTTEIDGLDIHFIHQRSPRPDAFPLLITHGWPGSVVEFQKVIEPLTQAGFHVVCPSLPGYGFSGKPASTGWGTSRIALAWDELMARLGYDRYGAQGGDWGAVVTTQLGRNAGRCVAIHVNMPIGRPPKDLADPSEEEQHALAAMAQRKKWGIGYSTQQSTRPQTLGYGLVDSPVGQLAWIVEKFWEWSDCDGHPENVFTRDELLDNVMLYWVTASAASSARLYWENAHGGRDTGPVTVPTGVASFPKEIIPMPRHWCEDSYRITHWTTMPRGGHFAAFEQPELFAGDVAAFFDTVR from the coding sequence GTGTCCGCAGTCACACCTTTCCGCATCGCGGTGCCCGACGCCGTCCTGGCCGACCTGACGGCCCGGCTGGCGAACACCCGATGGCCGGAGGCCGAATGCGTCGACGACTGGAGCCAGGGCATCCCGCTGGCCTACACCCGTGAGCTGGCCGGGTACTGGGCCCGCGGCTACGACTGGCGCGCCCGCGAAGCCGCGCTCAACCGCTTCGACCAGTTCACCACCGAGATCGACGGCCTCGACATCCATTTCATTCACCAGCGCTCACCACGTCCCGACGCCTTTCCCCTGCTGATCACGCACGGCTGGCCCGGCTCCGTCGTCGAATTCCAGAAGGTCATCGAGCCGTTGACCCAGGCCGGCTTTCACGTCGTGTGCCCGTCGCTGCCCGGATACGGCTTCTCCGGCAAGCCGGCGTCGACGGGGTGGGGCACCTCGCGCATCGCGCTCGCGTGGGACGAACTCATGGCGCGCCTGGGCTATGACCGCTACGGCGCCCAAGGCGGCGACTGGGGCGCGGTGGTGACGACACAACTCGGCCGCAACGCGGGCCGATGCGTCGCCATCCACGTCAACATGCCGATCGGCCGGCCGCCGAAGGACCTCGCCGACCCCAGCGAGGAAGAACAGCACGCGCTGGCGGCGATGGCCCAGCGCAAGAAGTGGGGCATCGGATACTCCACGCAGCAGTCCACTCGCCCGCAGACACTGGGCTACGGGCTGGTCGACTCCCCCGTCGGGCAGCTCGCCTGGATCGTCGAGAAGTTCTGGGAATGGAGCGACTGCGACGGCCATCCCGAGAACGTGTTCACCAGAGACGAGCTACTCGACAACGTGATGCTGTACTGGGTCACCGCGTCGGCCGCCTCCTCTGCCCGGCTCTACTGGGAGAACGCCCACGGCGGCCGGGATACGGGGCCGGTCACGGTGCCGACCGGGGTGGCGTCGTTCCCGAAAGAGATCATCCCGATGCCCCGGCACTGGTGCGAGGACAGCTACCGCATCACCCATTGGACGACGATGCCGCGCGGCGGACACTTCGCCGCCTTCGAGCAACCCGAACTGTTCGCCGGCGATGTGGCCGCATTCTTCGACACGGTGCGCTGA